The Oncorhynchus keta strain PuntledgeMale-10-30-2019 chromosome 17, Oket_V2, whole genome shotgun sequence genome has a window encoding:
- the LOC118380945 gene encoding ubiquitin-conjugating enzyme E2 N has translation MAGLPRRIIKETQRLMAEPVPGIKAEPDEGNARYFHVVIAGPQDSPFEGGTFKLELFLPEEYPMAAPKVRFMTKIYHPNVDKLGRICLDILKDKWSPALQIRTVLLSIQALLSAPNPDDPLANDVAEQWKSNEAQAIETARTWTRLYAQNNIEV, from the exons ATGGCAGGACTGCCCCGCAGGATTATTAAG GAGACGCAGCGCTTGATGGCTGAGCCTGTCCCAGGCATTAAGGCGGAGCCTGACGAAGGGAACGCCCGCTACTTCCATGTGGTCATCGCCGGGCCCCAGGACTCACCCTTCGAAGGTGGCACGTTTAAACTTGAACTCTTTCTCCCCGAGGAATACCCCATGGCAGCTCCAAAAGTACGCTTTATGACCAAAATATACCACCCCAACGTAGACAAGCTGGGAAGAATATGTCTAGACATCTTGAAAG ataaatggtctccagCCTTGCAGATCCGTACTGTCTTGCTATCAATCCAGGCATTACTAAGTGCTCCCAACCCTGATGATCCTCTAGCGAATGATGTTGCGGAGCAGTGGAAGTCCAATGAAGCTCAAGCCATAGAGACGG CCCGGACATGGACCAGGCTTTACGCTCAAAACAACATAGAAGTGTAG